A section of the Falco biarmicus isolate bFalBia1 chromosome 3, bFalBia1.pri, whole genome shotgun sequence genome encodes:
- the MRPS15 gene encoding 28S ribosomal protein S15, mitochondrial has translation MLALRTALGRCLAGPARGVAAGLGSGGGGGAACNPFIQTARCYARPVRKRKKDIPSHLDDLPPTMLKKDYANVPIINSVDDVVRRLLSLEMASQKEKMKIKTQQLVEKVRRSPNDNGSFEVQVAMLTAKIRTYEEHLQQHPKDKSNRRRMLMDIDRRKKLLTYLRRVRYDTFENTCKQLNIKYTLPAPYRRRITKRWLVKKAFCLKVFQEVQKLKAPEKLKQRRERRARARAAKEEKQAQCEGTPV, from the exons ATGCTGGCGCTGCGGACGGCGCTGGGCCGCTGCCtggcggggccggcccgcggCGTGGCCGCCGGCctgggcagcggcggcggcggcggggccg CTTGCAATCCCTTTATTCAGACAGCCAGATGTTACGCCAGACCtgtgagaaaaaggaagaaag ACATCCCCAGCCATTTGGATGATCTTCCTCCCACCATGCTGAAGAAAGATTATGCCAATGTCCCAATAATAAATAG TGTTGATGATGTAGTGAGAAGACTGTTGTCACTGGAAATGGCAAGCCAG AAggagaagatgaaaataaagacaCAGCAGCTGGTGGAGAAGGTCAGGAGGTCTCCCAACGACAATGGCTCCTTTGAGGTGCAAG TTGCTATGTTGACTGCCAAGATACGCACCTACGAGGAACATCTTCAGCAGCATCCCAAG GATAAAAGTAACCGTCGTCGCATGCTGATGGATATAGATCGCCGGAAGAAACTACTTACGTATCTTCGCCGTGTCCGCTATGATACCTTTGAAAACACCTGCAAGCAGCTGAATATCAAGTACACCCTGCCCGCTCCCTACCGCAGAAGGATCACCAAGCGCTGGCTTGTGAAGAAGGCTTTCTGTCTCAAG GTTTTTCAGGAGGTGCAGAAGCTGAAAGCACCTGAGAAACTAAAGCAGAGGAGAGAGCGGCGAGCAAGAGCGAGAGCGGCAAAGGAGGAGAAGCAGGCGCAGTGCGAGGGGACGCCCGTGTAG
- the CSF3R gene encoding granulocyte colony-stimulating factor receptor, whose amino-acid sequence MARRGAGTPFLLQLSLLLLLCPGGTLGCASVAAGSPVVPLGSAVTASCTIQSELCRGLEPGKVRITWMLDNEPVAGSQHQGPGGTEVSNLTLPQFNHTEAKLWCWVEWNGTKQRVGMAEIRAGYPPAKPFNLSCVLNLSDYGLTCQWEQGANSHLPTSIALKCAGSRTQAVTGCTPQGGHSHCTVPRQLLQLYRQMEIWVSATNALGTAESEHLCIDPMDVAKLDPPALQSIQSIPFQTDCVALAWEVARTNAHMDLQCELRYRAAEEPAWALVTGIVGQSGTTQCCGFLFGTQYHFQMRCRRSTAQGYWSEWSPGRNYTTHEKAPTGKLDAWWSTRPAGAGGWLEVQLRWKAPRRQEANGQVLGYRITLSPRRRGRDPPTICNTTHTQCNFSAPMGTRRVYLSAYNAAGESAATEVVLLERKGQPLAGLRAVPKGEHSLWVQWEAPPAPPHAYVLEWQRVSSEPGRCSACWQMERDGAATAALIQDGIEPFQRYDISVYPLYKDAIGVPIHTAAYSKQKAPSYAPKLHLKSISKSSAELCWDPVPVEMQNGFITSYTIFWANSDAEVSSATVNPSLSSFIIHELKPSTLYKVHIMASTVAGSTNGTSLTLVTTVLDDTEIQFLFLTLGMIFVLFILLLICFQKNGRVKQQFWPSVPDPANSSLGKWVPAELQQEPLHIPGVREPGLATISTVTVLERAGGKQPTTWGKEPTTWGKEPTTEPIGTFPAPHLPYVQQEGPRTPGPGSRQTVQYARVVGEGYKGQQQPPPRLYLRSSSTQPLLLDPSPSPKPYENLWFHGAAPQGCPGDGGCPEELSATFPLLQGLRIGGAEELHDCRAF is encoded by the exons ATGGCCAGGCGCGGTGCTGGGACAcccttcctgctgcagctctccctgctcctgctcctctgcccaGGTG GGACCCTGGGCTGTGCCTCGGTGGCCGCGGGCTCACCTGTTGTGCCCCTGGGCTCGGCCGTCACGGCGTCCTGCACCATCCAGAGCGAGCTCTGCCGCGGCTTGGAGCCAGGGAAGGTCCGGATCACCTGGATGCTGGATAATGAGCCTGTGGCTGGGAGCCAGCACCAGGGCCCGGGGGGCACAGAGGTGTCCAACCTCACCCTGCCCCAGTTCAACCACACGGAGGCCAAGCTGTGGTGCTGGGTGGAGTGGAATGGGACCAAGCAGCGTGTCGGCATGGCCGAGATCAGGGCAGGCT ACCCACCTGCCAAGCCCTTCAACCTCAGCTGTGTCCTGAACCTCAGTGACTATGGGCTGACGTGccagtgggagcagggagctAACAGCCACCTCCCCACCAGCATCGCCCTGAAGTGTGCCGG GAGCAGAACCCAGGCGGTGACAGGCTGCACCCCGCAAGGTGGCCACAGCCACTGCACGGTGCCGcgccagctgctccagctctaCCGGCAAATGGAGATCTGGGTGTCCGCCACCAACGCCCTGGGCACAGCCGAGTCAGAGCATCTCTGCATTGACCCCATGGATGTCG CCAAGCTGGACCCCCCGGCCCTGCAGAGCATCCAGTCCATCCCCTTTCAGACCGACTGTGTGGCCCTGGCCTGGGAGGTGGCGAGGACCAACGCACACATGGACCTGCAGTGTGAGCTGCGCTACAGGGCAGCCGAGGAGCCTGCCTGGGCTCTG GTCACCGGCATCGTTGGCCAGTCTGGCACCACGCAGTGCTGCGGCTTCCTCTTCGGCACGCAGTACCACTTCCAGATGCGGTGCCGGCGAAGCACGGCACAGGGCTACTGGAGCGAGTGGAGCCCAGGCAGGAACTACACCACCCATGAGAAAG CCCCCACAGGGAAGCTGGATGCCTGGTGGAGCACTCGGCCGGCCGGGGCGGGTGGGTGGCTGGAGGTGCAGCTGCGCTGGAAG gcCCCACGGCGCCAGGAGGCGAACGGGCAAGTGCTAGGGTACCGCATCACACTGAGCCCcaggaggaggggcagggacccccccaccATCTGCAACACCACCCACACCCAGTGCAACTTCTCCGCACCCATGGGGACCAGGAGGGTCTATCTCTCAGCCTACAATGCCGCCGGCGAGTCAGCAGCAACCGAGGTCGTCCTCCTGGAGAGGAAAG GTCAGCCCCTAGCCGGGCTCCGGGCTGTGCCCAAGGGGGAGCACAGCCTCTGGGTGCAGTGGGAGGCCCCGCCGGCCCCACCACACGCCTACGTCCTGGAGTGGCAGCGGGTGTCCTCGGAGCCCGGCCGCTGCAGCGCCTGCTGGCAGATGGAGCGTGACGGGGCTGCCACTGCAGCCCTCATCCAGG ATGGCATCGAGCCTTTCCAGCGGTACGACATCTCGGTGTACCCCCTCTACAAGGATGCCATAGGGGTGCCCATCCACACGGCAGCCTACTCCAAGCAGAAGG CACCGTCCTATGCCCCAAAGCTCCACCTGAAAAGCATCAGCAAGTCCAGTGCCGAGCTGTGCTGGGACCCAGTGCCGGTTGAGATGCAGAATGGCTTCATCACCAGCTACACCATTTTCTGGGCCAACAGTGATGCAGAAGTGTCCA GCGCCACCGTGAATCCCTCTCTCAGCTCCTTCATCATCCATGAGCTGAAGCCGTCGACCCTGTACAAAGTGCACATCATGGCATCCACAGTTGCTGGCAGCACCAACGGCACCAGCCTGACCCTGGTGACTACAGTGCTAG ATGACACTGAAATCCAGTTCCTCTTCCTGACCCTGGGGATGATCTTTGTCCTGTTCATCCTTTTGCTCATCTGCTTCCAGAAGAATGGGCG GGTGAAGCAGCAGTTCTGGCCCAGCGTCCCCGACCCTGCCAACAGCAGCCTGGGCAAGTGGgtgccagcagagctccagcag GAGCCTCTGCACATCCCCGGCGTGAGGGAGCCTGGCTTGGCCACCATTTCCACTGTCACGGTGCTCGaaagggcaggggggaagcaGCCCACCACCTGGGGCAAGGAGCCCACCACCTGGGGCAAGGAGCCCACCACCGAGCCCATCGGCACCTTCCCCGCGCCGCACCTGCCCTACGTGCAGCAGGAGGGTCCCCGCACGCCAGGGCCCGGGAGCAGGCAGACCGTGCAGTACGCGCGGGTGGTGGGCGAGGGGTAcaagggccagcagcagccccccccccggctctaCCTGCGCTCCAGCTccacccagcccctgctcctcgaccccagccccagccccaagcCCTACGAGAACCTGTGGTTCCACGGGGCCGCCCCTCAGGGCTGCCCGGGGGACGGGGGGTGCCCCGAGGAGCTGTCCGCCACCTTCCCCCTGCTGCAGGGCCTCCGCATCGGCGGGGCCGAGGAGCTCCACGACTGCCGGGCGTTCtag